In one Streptomyces marincola genomic region, the following are encoded:
- a CDS encoding MFS transporter, with protein sequence MTGAQRALLVGGFLINVGTFAVYPYLAVLLRERLGVGMAQVGMILGVATLAQFASAPFTAALAERVGLKRSLSLATGLYCLGALAYLGGVGEPALMVLGLFVSCGAGALYSPAYRGYLVHAATAEQRPRLVSAGSAAGNLGIAVGPVAGALFLHEPALLFTLSTALYALLGIGHGFLRAERPVEDGSTVEPFRRVLHGLAVVPFTVTVVTHYLYMQFYQYLSTFTDGRLATATYGLIMMGYSLGLAVFQPLLASWVGRTRYAVAMVLGFSCMAAGMAAIAGGRPAGVAAGAVVMSLGNAVLFLKNDLEALARSGRSATVTFGQQRLAVGVGSLLSGAIGGAAYGMFERADLLAGFWLAVAAQCLLLPPPVPRGQGAGVAGFS encoded by the coding sequence TTGACCGGCGCGCAACGCGCCCTGCTCGTCGGCGGATTCCTCATCAACGTCGGCACCTTCGCCGTCTACCCCTACCTGGCCGTCCTGCTGCGCGAGCGCCTGGGCGTGGGCATGGCCCAGGTCGGCATGATCCTCGGCGTGGCCACGCTGGCGCAGTTCGCGAGCGCGCCGTTCACCGCGGCGCTCGCCGAACGCGTCGGTCTCAAGCGTTCGTTGTCGCTCGCCACGGGCCTGTACTGCCTGGGGGCGCTGGCCTATCTGGGCGGGGTCGGCGAGCCCGCGCTGATGGTGCTCGGGCTGTTCGTCTCCTGCGGCGCGGGGGCGCTGTACTCCCCCGCGTACCGCGGCTACCTGGTGCACGCGGCGACCGCGGAGCAGCGGCCCCGGCTGGTGTCGGCGGGCAGTGCCGCCGGGAACCTCGGCATCGCCGTCGGGCCGGTGGCCGGGGCGCTGTTCCTGCACGAGCCGGCCCTGCTGTTCACCCTGAGCACGGCGCTCTACGCGCTGCTCGGCATCGGCCACGGCTTCCTGCGCGCCGAACGGCCGGTCGAGGACGGAAGCACCGTCGAGCCGTTCCGGCGCGTGCTGCACGGCCTGGCGGTGGTGCCGTTCACGGTGACGGTGGTCACCCACTACCTGTACATGCAGTTCTACCAGTACCTGTCGACGTTCACGGACGGGCGGCTGGCCACGGCGACGTACGGCCTGATCATGATGGGGTACTCGCTCGGCCTCGCGGTGTTCCAGCCCCTGCTGGCGAGTTGGGTGGGGCGCACCCGCTACGCGGTGGCGATGGTGCTCGGTTTCTCCTGCATGGCCGCGGGCATGGCGGCCATCGCCGGCGGCCGTCCGGCCGGCGTCGCGGCGGGCGCGGTGGTGATGAGCCTGGGCAACGCGGTGCTGTTCCTGAAGAACGACCTGGAGGCGCTGGCGCGCTCCGGGCGCTCGGCCACGGTGACCTTCGGCCAGCAGCGGCTGGCCGTCGGCGTGGGCTCGCTGCTCAGCGGGGCGATCGGCGGCGCCGCCTACGGCATGTTCGAACGGGCGGACCTGCTCGCGGGGTTCTGGCTGGCCGTCGCCGCGCAGTGCCTGCTGCTGCCGCCGCCGGTCCCGCGCGGTCAGGGGGCGGGCGTCGCGGGCTTCTCGTAG
- a CDS encoding class I SAM-dependent DNA methyltransferase, with protein MEHYGPETYGELNADIYDEWHAALDPAEAVRSLAELIKEGPAGPVLELAVGTGRVTIPLAAEGIDLRGIDASEAMVARMRAKPGGEHIPVTIGDMADVAPDTEEQFAMVFVVFSTFFFLMTQDEQVRCFVNVARRLRPGGRFVLECPMPDVARYDRNQRVAAHEVGLGQVRLTAVRHDPVEQRFEGQHVLITDNGVRLAPAFMRYAWPSELDLMARIAGLERHARWGGWRREPFRGEGNYVTVYEKPATPAP; from the coding sequence ATGGAGCACTACGGACCGGAGACCTACGGCGAGCTGAACGCCGACATCTACGACGAGTGGCACGCCGCACTCGACCCGGCGGAGGCCGTTCGGTCCCTGGCCGAGCTGATCAAGGAGGGCCCCGCCGGGCCGGTGCTCGAACTGGCCGTCGGCACCGGCAGGGTGACCATCCCGCTGGCCGCCGAGGGCATCGACCTGCGGGGCATCGACGCCTCCGAGGCGATGGTGGCCCGCATGCGCGCCAAACCGGGCGGCGAGCACATCCCCGTCACCATCGGCGACATGGCCGACGTCGCGCCGGACACCGAGGAGCAGTTCGCCATGGTGTTCGTCGTGTTCTCGACGTTCTTCTTCCTCATGACGCAGGACGAGCAGGTGCGCTGCTTCGTCAACGTCGCCAGGCGCCTGCGCCCCGGCGGCCGGTTCGTCCTCGAATGCCCGATGCCGGACGTGGCGCGCTACGACCGCAACCAGCGGGTGGCCGCGCACGAGGTGGGGCTCGGCCAGGTCCGGCTGACCGCGGTGCGCCACGACCCCGTCGAGCAGCGCTTCGAGGGCCAGCACGTGCTGATCACCGACAACGGGGTCCGGCTGGCCCCGGCGTTCATGCGGTACGCCTGGCCGAGTGAGCTCGACCTGATGGCCCGTATCGCCGGCCTCGAACGGCACGCCAGGTGGGGCGGCTGGCGGCGCGAGCCCTTCCGCGGCGAGGGCAACTACGTCACCGTCTACGAGAAGCCCGCGACGCCCGCCCCCTGA
- a CDS encoding FecCD family ABC transporter permease — MSDSGTRVEERSGRESPAPPGGAGPRRGAGWVAGLFLLLVLLLLGIVVLLISQGTIPIPVPEVIRVLTGREAESEVSRTIVLDARLPKVVAGLLAGAALAVGGAQMQTLFRNPLADPFVLGVSSGAVLGAAVVILGTGGVGWLAGLDVLSQLGVTGAAVAGAAAVLVVALGVARRVGDPVVVLVVGVMLGYLAGAAVDMLVYYTDPDRLQALTTFTRGSVRNVTWDELRVVAAACGAVLVLSLFLAQPLNALLLGERYAGSLGIDVRRVHFLSLTAVAVLAGVTTAYCGAIGFVGLAAPHLARGLLRTADHRLVLPASALIGAVIVLVAEYIAGGNGLAGTAMPLNSVTAFVGAPVILWVLLSGRARREGR; from the coding sequence GTGTCCGACAGCGGCACGCGGGTCGAGGAGCGGTCCGGGCGTGAGAGCCCGGCGCCGCCGGGCGGGGCCGGGCCCCGCCGGGGCGCCGGGTGGGTGGCGGGGCTCTTCCTGCTCCTCGTCCTGCTGCTGCTCGGCATCGTCGTGCTGCTGATCTCGCAGGGCACGATTCCCATCCCGGTCCCCGAGGTGATCCGCGTCCTCACCGGCCGGGAGGCCGAGTCGGAGGTCAGCCGCACCATCGTCCTGGACGCCAGGCTGCCCAAGGTCGTCGCGGGGCTGCTCGCCGGGGCCGCCCTCGCGGTCGGCGGCGCCCAGATGCAGACGCTGTTCCGCAACCCGCTGGCCGACCCGTTCGTCCTCGGCGTCAGCTCGGGCGCGGTCCTGGGCGCCGCCGTCGTCATCCTGGGCACCGGCGGGGTGGGGTGGCTGGCCGGTCTCGACGTGCTGAGCCAGCTCGGGGTGACCGGCGCGGCCGTCGCGGGGGCCGCGGCGGTCCTCGTCGTCGCGCTCGGCGTCGCCCGGCGGGTCGGCGACCCCGTGGTCGTCCTCGTCGTCGGCGTCATGCTCGGCTACCTGGCCGGGGCGGCCGTCGACATGCTCGTCTACTACACCGACCCCGACCGGTTGCAGGCGCTGACCACCTTCACCCGCGGCTCGGTGCGCAACGTGACGTGGGACGAGCTGCGCGTCGTCGCCGCGGCCTGCGGGGCCGTTCTCGTGCTCTCGCTGTTCCTCGCCCAGCCGCTGAACGCCCTCCTGCTCGGCGAGCGGTACGCCGGCAGCCTGGGCATCGACGTGCGGCGGGTGCACTTCCTGTCCCTCACCGCCGTCGCGGTGCTCGCGGGCGTCACCACCGCCTACTGCGGCGCCATCGGGTTCGTCGGCCTCGCCGCGCCCCACCTGGCCCGCGGCCTGCTGCGCACCGCCGACCACCGGCTGGTCCTGCCCGCGAGCGCCCTCATCGGGGCGGTCATCGTGCTCGTCGCCGAGTACATCGCGGGCGGCAACGGGCTCGCCGGCACGGCCATGCCGCTCAACTCGGTGACCGCGTTCGTCGGAGCGCCCGTCATCCTGTGGGTGCTCCTGTCCGGCCGGGCCAGGCGGGAGGGCCGATGA
- a CDS encoding ABC transporter ATP-binding protein, translating to MSAEPRPALQAVAVSAGYRRRRRRPGTAVLRDIHLTAHAGELITLLGPNGAGKSTLLRTLAGAQPPLAGRVLLDGQDMAALSPRQRARRLAVTLTEPVDVGLMSVDAVVALGRLPHRSWLGRGGPGDRAAVGRALAEAGVEELRHRPLGALSDGERQRVMVARALAQEPAVLVLDEPTAFLDAARRIEFAAMLTRLTASTGAAIILSTHDLGFALRRADQVWLAGPDGTVTAGAPEELAYGGEIARAFAGDNMAFDDAAATIVVADGGVPGGSVRVAAEGRLRQWAEHAVRRAGWVPEPEGCRGLVLRVEAGAPCRWWLGPARAPAAERAGGAGFGALVAHLRARAAAPPPPGPHRLPDEPFPGRPPDPQESTT from the coding sequence ATGAGCGCGGAACCCCGGCCGGCACTCCAGGCCGTCGCCGTGAGCGCGGGCTACCGGCGGCGCCGGCGACGGCCCGGGACCGCCGTCCTGCGCGACATCCATCTCACCGCGCACGCAGGGGAGTTGATCACGCTGCTCGGGCCCAACGGGGCCGGCAAGTCGACCCTGCTGCGGACGCTCGCCGGCGCCCAGCCGCCCCTGGCCGGGCGCGTGCTCCTCGACGGGCAGGACATGGCGGCCCTCTCCCCCAGGCAGCGCGCCAGGCGGCTGGCGGTCACCCTGACGGAACCGGTGGACGTGGGGCTGATGAGCGTGGACGCGGTGGTGGCGCTCGGCCGGCTGCCCCACCGCTCCTGGCTCGGCCGCGGCGGCCCGGGCGACCGCGCCGCCGTCGGCCGGGCGCTCGCCGAGGCCGGGGTCGAGGAGCTGCGCCACCGCCCGCTCGGCGCCCTGTCCGACGGCGAGCGGCAGCGGGTGATGGTGGCCAGGGCCCTCGCCCAGGAGCCCGCGGTGCTGGTGCTCGACGAGCCCACGGCGTTCCTCGACGCCGCCCGCAGGATCGAGTTCGCCGCGATGCTGACCCGGCTCACCGCGAGCACCGGCGCGGCGATCATCCTGTCCACCCACGACCTGGGCTTCGCGCTGCGCCGCGCCGACCAGGTCTGGCTGGCCGGTCCCGACGGCACGGTGACGGCCGGCGCGCCGGAGGAGCTGGCCTACGGCGGCGAGATCGCCCGGGCCTTCGCCGGGGACAACATGGCCTTCGACGACGCGGCGGCCACGATCGTCGTCGCGGACGGCGGCGTGCCGGGCGGCAGCGTGCGCGTGGCCGCGGAAGGGCGGCTGCGGCAGTGGGCCGAGCACGCCGTGCGGCGGGCGGGCTGGGTGCCGGAACCGGAGGGCTGCCGCGGCCTCGTGCTGCGGGTCGAGGCGGGGGCGCCGTGCCGCTGGTGGCTCGGTCCGGCCCGCGCGCCGGCCGCGGAGCGCGCCGGGGGCGCCGGCTTCGGCGCCCTGGTCGCGCACCTGCGCGCGCGGGCCGCCGCCCCGCCGCCGCCAGGACCCCATCGGCTGCCGGACGAGCCGTTCCCCGGCCGTCCGCCGGACCCGCAGGAGAGCACCACGTGA
- a CDS encoding ABC transporter substrate-binding protein has protein sequence MRKTNRPAAALLALTAALTGCAGTGPGAPEDRAAPEGCVTDYAEGRDYFPDKATVEESELWDIAYHGSWKTITLADTEDAAGGDLTYVLYQCGTPRPEAAGELADALFVQVPVTSVSVTSFNALAMVDRLGEADTVTGLSGQLLGNAERDAWYAGVVEEAGGPMSIGEYTDLDREAVLGLGTEVILMSGFGAGYDDVSNARAAGLPGVSVSNRMEGGALASAEWIKMIGAFYNAEGAANAEFEAIRSEFDEVVASVSGAVADRDAGYLCVSPERGCEFVHAHGERTLAGRLLARLGADNVFAPGNEGPNGRPYDYEEAVGTAADADFFVVYDPMEPTLDALDADPRFDRFRPFAEGAFVAGVDANFEECRAKTYLDVDVLVRDFAIGMAPELFPGERGTCFTRPS, from the coding sequence GTGAGGAAGACGAACCGGCCGGCCGCGGCCCTGCTGGCGCTGACCGCCGCGCTCACCGGCTGCGCGGGCACCGGGCCCGGCGCGCCGGAGGACCGGGCGGCGCCCGAGGGCTGCGTCACCGACTACGCGGAGGGCCGGGACTACTTCCCCGACAAGGCCACCGTCGAGGAGTCCGAGCTGTGGGACATCGCCTACCACGGCTCGTGGAAGACCATCACGCTGGCCGACACGGAGGACGCCGCGGGCGGTGACCTCACCTACGTGCTGTACCAGTGCGGGACACCGCGCCCCGAGGCGGCCGGGGAACTGGCCGACGCGCTGTTCGTCCAGGTGCCGGTCACCAGCGTGTCGGTCACCTCGTTCAACGCGCTCGCCATGGTGGACCGGCTGGGCGAGGCCGACACCGTGACGGGGCTCAGCGGCCAGCTCCTGGGCAACGCCGAGCGCGACGCCTGGTACGCCGGTGTGGTCGAGGAGGCGGGCGGGCCGATGTCCATAGGCGAGTACACCGATCTGGACCGGGAGGCGGTCCTCGGCCTGGGCACCGAGGTGATCCTCATGTCCGGGTTCGGCGCGGGGTACGACGACGTCAGCAACGCGCGGGCCGCGGGGCTGCCCGGGGTGAGCGTCTCCAACCGGATGGAGGGCGGCGCCCTGGCCTCGGCCGAGTGGATCAAGATGATCGGGGCGTTCTACAACGCGGAAGGCGCGGCGAACGCCGAGTTCGAGGCGATCAGGTCCGAGTTCGACGAGGTCGTCGCGAGCGTCTCGGGCGCGGTCGCCGATCGCGACGCGGGCTACCTGTGCGTCAGCCCGGAACGCGGCTGCGAGTTCGTCCACGCCCACGGCGAGCGGACGCTGGCGGGCCGCCTGCTCGCGCGCCTGGGCGCGGACAACGTCTTCGCCCCCGGCAACGAGGGGCCCAACGGCCGCCCCTACGACTACGAGGAGGCGGTGGGCACCGCGGCCGACGCCGACTTCTTCGTCGTCTACGACCCGATGGAGCCGACCCTGGACGCCCTGGACGCCGACCCGCGGTTCGACCGGTTCCGGCCCTTCGCCGAGGGCGCCTTCGTCGCCGGCGTCGACGCCAACTTCGAGGAGTGCCGCGCCAAGACCTACCTCGATGTCGACGTCCTCGTCCGGGACTTCGCGATCGGCATGGCACCCGAGCTGTTCCCGGGCGAGCGGGGCACCTGCTTCACGCGCCCGTCCTGA
- a CDS encoding MFS transporter — MGRGNGAHPAHAPGDGLRKVVLGSFAGALLEWYDFFIYGVASALVFGDLFFPEADPAVGTIAAFATFSIGFFARPLGGVVFGHLGDRAGRRAALIWTLLLVGAATFLIGLLPTYEQVGILAPVLLALLRLVQGFGLGGEYGGAALLTIESAPEERRGFYGSLPQAAASAGIMLGTGVFSLCHWLLDDDQFEAWGWRIPFLISALMLAVGMFIRLHTEETPDFRDTRPAAPAAERPPLLELLAGHRRNLLLALGARLAETVSSNVVNAFAVAYVGTQLAMDDRVPLNGMLVASAVGLLVCPLAGRLSDRVGQRRVYLFGAAFAAAFAFPFFLLLDTRNALVIGCALVLGYNLGPTTMFAVQPTMFARMFGTRVRYTGLSVAYQVSAILGGLTPLIASALLAAGGGAPWLVAAFTAVIAILSWACVRLIGSPERFPRPAAAQAGPGTPGPPADRDPARPDTARPS, encoded by the coding sequence ATGGGTCGAGGCAATGGCGCCCACCCCGCCCACGCGCCCGGTGACGGGCTGCGGAAGGTCGTGCTGGGCAGTTTCGCCGGGGCGCTGCTGGAGTGGTACGACTTCTTCATCTACGGCGTGGCATCCGCGCTCGTGTTCGGCGACCTCTTCTTCCCCGAGGCGGACCCCGCGGTCGGCACGATCGCGGCCTTCGCGACCTTCAGCATCGGATTCTTCGCCCGGCCGCTGGGCGGCGTCGTCTTCGGCCACCTGGGCGACCGGGCCGGCCGCCGGGCGGCGCTGATCTGGACGCTGCTGCTGGTCGGCGCCGCCACCTTCCTCATCGGCCTGCTGCCCACCTACGAGCAGGTCGGCATCCTCGCCCCCGTGCTGCTGGCGCTGCTGCGCCTGGTGCAGGGCTTCGGGCTCGGCGGCGAGTACGGCGGCGCGGCGCTGCTGACCATCGAGAGCGCGCCCGAGGAGCGCCGCGGCTTCTACGGGAGCCTGCCGCAGGCGGCGGCCTCGGCCGGGATCATGCTCGGCACCGGGGTGTTCAGCCTGTGCCACTGGCTGCTCGACGACGACCAGTTCGAGGCGTGGGGGTGGCGGATTCCCTTCCTCATCAGCGCGCTGATGCTCGCGGTCGGGATGTTCATCCGCCTGCACACCGAGGAGACCCCGGACTTCCGCGACACGCGGCCGGCGGCGCCCGCGGCCGAACGCCCGCCGCTGCTCGAACTGCTGGCCGGACACCGGCGGAACCTGCTGCTCGCCCTCGGCGCCCGCCTCGCCGAGACGGTCTCGTCCAACGTGGTGAACGCGTTCGCCGTCGCGTACGTCGGCACCCAGCTCGCCATGGACGACCGGGTGCCGCTGAACGGCATGCTGGTCGCCTCCGCGGTGGGCCTCCTGGTGTGTCCGCTGGCGGGCCGCCTGTCGGACCGCGTCGGGCAGCGCCGCGTCTACCTCTTCGGCGCGGCCTTCGCCGCCGCGTTCGCGTTCCCGTTCTTCCTGCTGCTCGACACCCGCAACGCGCTGGTGATCGGGTGCGCGCTCGTCCTCGGGTACAACCTGGGCCCCACCACGATGTTCGCGGTGCAACCCACCATGTTCGCCCGGATGTTCGGCACGCGTGTGCGGTACACCGGTCTTTCGGTCGCGTACCAGGTCTCGGCGATCCTGGGCGGCCTCACCCCGCTCATCGCCAGCGCCCTGCTCGCGGCCGGGGGCGGCGCCCCGTGGCTCGTGGCGGCGTTCACGGCGGTGATCGCGATCCTGTCCTGGGCGTGCGTGCGCCTGATCGGCTCCCCGGAGCGCTTCCCCCGCCCGGCCGCGGCCCAGGCGGGTCCCGGCACCCCGGGGCCGCCGGCGGACCGGGACCCCGCCCGCCCTGACACGGCCCGCCCGTCCTGA
- a CDS encoding NAD(P)-dependent oxidoreductase: protein MSRTTRNGPVIGFVGAGAMGGAVCRRLASGGHRVRVFDLSHAAVAACVAAGAEAAADAADAVRSADVVFTSLPTPELVAGFWGDNLPHLAPGAVAVDLSTVDPATSRRVADRVTAHGASFVACTLGRTPQHAENGDIPAFVGGESEAVERVRPLLDRLASSVHPLGDVEAATAFKLISNLIGMTNLAVLAEGYVLARRAGIAPEAFAAALEETGAESFQSRVRLPWIMADDLAARFSVDLAAKDVRLAVEAAARWSVPTPVAAAGLSALVAAGAAGHGRSDAAAVVETYDPRRTARGPVTD, encoded by the coding sequence ATGTCCAGGACCACCCGCAACGGACCGGTCATCGGCTTCGTGGGCGCGGGCGCGATGGGCGGTGCCGTGTGCCGCCGCCTCGCGTCCGGCGGCCACCGCGTACGCGTCTTCGACCTGTCGCACGCGGCCGTCGCCGCGTGCGTGGCCGCGGGCGCCGAGGCGGCGGCGGACGCCGCGGACGCGGTGCGGTCGGCCGACGTGGTGTTCACGTCGCTGCCCACGCCGGAACTCGTCGCGGGATTCTGGGGCGACAACCTGCCCCACCTCGCGCCGGGCGCCGTCGCCGTGGACCTGTCGACCGTCGACCCGGCCACCTCGCGCCGCGTGGCGGACCGCGTGACGGCGCACGGCGCCTCGTTCGTCGCCTGCACGCTGGGGCGCACCCCCCAGCACGCCGAGAACGGCGACATCCCGGCGTTCGTGGGCGGCGAGTCCGAGGCGGTCGAGCGGGTCCGCCCGCTGCTGGACCGCCTCGCCTCCAGCGTGCACCCGCTGGGCGACGTGGAGGCCGCGACCGCGTTCAAGCTGATCTCCAACCTCATCGGCATGACCAACCTCGCCGTCCTGGCCGAGGGGTACGTCCTGGCCCGCAGGGCCGGGATCGCGCCGGAGGCGTTCGCCGCCGCGCTGGAGGAGACGGGCGCCGAGTCGTTCCAGAGCCGGGTCCGGCTGCCGTGGATCATGGCGGACGACCTGGCGGCCCGGTTCTCCGTGGACCTGGCCGCGAAGGACGTCCGGCTCGCCGTCGAGGCCGCCGCCCGCTGGTCCGTGCCCACGCCCGTCGCGGCGGCCGGCCTGTCCGCCCTCGTCGCGGCCGGCGCGGCCGGCCACGGCCGCAGCGACGCCGCGGCCGTCGTGGAGACCTACGACCCGCGCCGCACCGCGCGCGGACCCGTCACCGACTGA
- a CDS encoding MFS transporter: MSTSQPAVIRRPQDVVDLVNSHPAKRGGTGVALIALGGVLIDAYQAAMVGFGNSYIADEYDISTGAAAAVNATVLVAALVGGLMARPLIERLGQRRAFLLGMGLCTVAAAAVAFAPSIWFVLLCRVVMGIGLGIDFPLATSAVVELSGSKSSKSGRSVNLWQMGWYISTTVVYLVLLPLHQATSVESDLWRYGIFVGAAFAALVMVLRYVFIGESALWAARRQRYDEAVRILRERYGVHAVVAHDAVGAAPGSERPRVRGAYRVMFNRTYRRRTVLGCVVATMQAWQYNAVGIYLPVTLGGVLSGGLAGSLGGSALVNAAFGITGGLLGSLWVQRHGARKLSMAGFAVVAASLLVLGALGSGAPWVALFLLGLIIFGHSAGPGGLGMTIATLSYPPSIRPAGVGFARAIMRTGAIAGLVLWPMLWDALGTDAFFWLALVPATGLVTCLVIRWEPIGQPVDDEDADVLRQITVTQRAA, translated from the coding sequence ATGAGCACCTCACAACCGGCCGTCATCCGCCGCCCGCAGGATGTCGTCGACCTCGTCAACAGCCACCCCGCCAAGCGGGGCGGCACGGGCGTCGCGCTGATCGCCCTCGGCGGCGTGCTGATCGACGCCTACCAGGCCGCCATGGTCGGCTTCGGCAACTCCTACATCGCCGACGAGTACGACATCAGCACGGGCGCCGCCGCCGCGGTGAACGCCACCGTGCTCGTCGCCGCCCTCGTCGGCGGGCTGATGGCCCGGCCCCTGATCGAACGCCTCGGCCAGCGCCGCGCGTTCCTGCTGGGCATGGGGCTGTGCACCGTCGCCGCGGCGGCGGTGGCCTTCGCCCCGAGCATCTGGTTCGTCCTGCTGTGCCGGGTGGTGATGGGCATCGGGCTCGGCATCGACTTCCCCCTGGCCACCTCGGCGGTCGTCGAGCTGTCCGGCTCCAAGAGCTCCAAGTCCGGCCGCTCGGTGAACCTGTGGCAGATGGGCTGGTACATATCGACCACCGTCGTGTACCTCGTCCTCCTGCCCCTGCACCAGGCCACCTCCGTGGAGTCCGACCTGTGGCGGTACGGCATCTTCGTCGGCGCCGCCTTCGCCGCGCTCGTCATGGTGCTGCGCTACGTCTTCATCGGGGAGTCGGCCCTGTGGGCCGCGCGCCGGCAGCGGTACGACGAGGCCGTGCGCATCCTGCGCGAGCGCTACGGCGTGCACGCCGTGGTCGCCCACGACGCGGTCGGCGCCGCCCCCGGCTCGGAACGCCCCCGGGTGCGCGGCGCGTACCGGGTCATGTTCAACCGCACCTACCGGCGGCGCACCGTTCTGGGCTGCGTGGTCGCCACCATGCAGGCGTGGCAGTACAACGCGGTCGGCATCTACCTCCCGGTGACGCTGGGCGGTGTCCTCTCCGGAGGGCTCGCCGGCAGCCTGGGCGGCTCGGCCCTCGTCAACGCGGCCTTCGGCATCACCGGCGGCCTGCTCGGCTCGCTGTGGGTGCAGCGCCACGGCGCCCGCAAGCTCTCCATGGCCGGGTTCGCGGTCGTCGCGGCCTCGCTCCTGGTGCTCGGCGCGCTGGGGTCTGGCGCCCCCTGGGTGGCCCTGTTCCTGCTCGGGCTCATCATCTTCGGCCACTCGGCGGGACCCGGCGGGCTCGGCATGACCATCGCCACGCTGTCCTACCCGCCCAGCATCCGCCCGGCCGGGGTCGGCTTCGCCCGGGCCATCATGCGCACCGGTGCCATCGCGGGACTGGTGCTGTGGCCGATGCTGTGGGACGCGCTCGGCACGGACGCCTTCTTCTGGCTCGCCCTCGTCCCCGCCACCGGCCTCGTCACCTGCCTGGTCATCCGCTGGGAGCCCATCGGGCAGCCGGTGGACGACGAGGACGCCGACGTCCTGCGGCAGATCACCGTCACGCAACGCGCGGCCTGA